From one Myxococcus xanthus genomic stretch:
- a CDS encoding DUF488 domain-containing protein: MTIRLKRAYEAASRTDGRRFLVERLWPRGVRKTALPLEAWLKDAAPSTELRKWFAHDPERWSEFCRRYTAELAANPAAWQPLLEAARHGTVTLVYSAHDTEHNNAAALQQFLEEASGGAAPKKPPCLPRRGRGRSTRHT, translated from the coding sequence GTGACGATTCGACTCAAGCGAGCGTACGAAGCAGCAAGCCGCACGGATGGGCGGCGCTTCCTGGTGGAACGGCTGTGGCCGCGAGGCGTACGGAAGACAGCGCTTCCCCTCGAAGCCTGGCTGAAGGACGCAGCCCCCAGCACCGAGCTGCGGAAGTGGTTTGCACACGACCCCGAGCGCTGGTCCGAGTTCTGCCGAAGATACACCGCCGAGCTCGCGGCGAATCCCGCAGCATGGCAGCCCCTGCTCGAAGCCGCGCGCCACGGCACGGTGACGCTCGTCTACAGCGCCCATGACACCGAGCACAACAACGCGGCGGCCCTCCAACAGTTCCTCGAAGAGGCGTCCGGCGGCGCCGCTCCGAAGAAGCCTCCATGCCTCCCGCGGCGAGGCCGGGGCCGCTCGACGCGACACACCTGA
- the pruA gene encoding L-glutamate gamma-semialdehyde dehydrogenase: protein MINAHTRVPPPKNEPVLSYAPGTTERREVQAELKRMAGEQIDIPVIIGGKHIRTGKTDTVRMPHNHQHVLATLHEADASHAEQAIQAALAVKDDWARMPFQSRAAIFLRAAELLASRYRPILNAATMLGQGKTAHQAEIDAACEAIDFIRFNVHFAEQILGWQPEAAYQTWNMTDYRPLDGFVFAVAPFNFTAIALNLATAPAIMGNVVLFKPSSTAALSAWYIMELLREAGLPDGVINMLPGDGPTVGNPVLASPHLGGIHFTGSTPTFNAMWRTVGENISRYKQYPRIVGETGGKDFIVAHPSAADDLEALAVAIVRGGFEYQGQKCSAASRVFIPESLWPKLKPRLQALISEIRMGDVSDFRNFMGAVIDEKSFKKVSSYIDLAKSDSGASIVAGGDVDRKQGWFVKPTLVQLDSPTHRILREEIFAPLVGLHVYPDAKYEETLREVDQAASYALTGAVFARDRKAIDTALRELRHAAGNFYINDKPTGAVVGQQPFGGGRASGTNDKAGSALNLVRWTSPRTIKETFVPPVKVPYPFMDNDPNEGAI, encoded by the coding sequence GTGATCAACGCCCATACCCGCGTCCCGCCGCCGAAGAACGAGCCTGTCCTCTCCTATGCGCCCGGCACCACCGAGCGCCGGGAGGTGCAAGCCGAGCTGAAGCGCATGGCTGGTGAGCAGATCGACATCCCCGTCATCATCGGCGGCAAGCACATCCGCACCGGCAAGACGGACACGGTGCGCATGCCGCACAACCACCAGCACGTGCTGGCCACACTGCACGAGGCGGACGCCAGCCACGCGGAGCAGGCCATCCAGGCCGCCCTGGCCGTCAAGGACGACTGGGCGCGCATGCCCTTCCAGTCGCGCGCCGCCATCTTCCTGCGCGCCGCGGAGCTGCTGGCCTCGCGCTACCGCCCCATCCTCAACGCCGCCACCATGCTGGGGCAGGGAAAGACGGCCCACCAGGCGGAGATTGACGCCGCGTGCGAGGCCATCGACTTCATTCGCTTCAACGTGCACTTCGCCGAGCAGATTCTCGGCTGGCAGCCGGAGGCCGCGTACCAGACGTGGAACATGACGGACTACCGCCCGCTGGACGGCTTCGTCTTCGCGGTGGCGCCGTTCAACTTCACGGCCATTGCCCTCAACCTGGCCACCGCGCCGGCCATCATGGGCAACGTGGTGCTCTTCAAGCCGTCATCCACCGCGGCCCTGAGCGCCTGGTACATCATGGAGCTGCTGCGCGAGGCGGGCCTGCCCGACGGCGTCATCAACATGCTCCCGGGTGATGGCCCCACGGTGGGCAACCCCGTGCTGGCCAGCCCGCACCTGGGCGGCATCCACTTCACCGGCTCCACGCCGACGTTCAACGCCATGTGGCGCACGGTGGGCGAGAACATCTCCCGCTACAAGCAGTACCCCCGCATCGTCGGCGAGACGGGCGGCAAGGACTTCATCGTCGCCCACCCGTCCGCGGCGGACGACCTGGAGGCGCTCGCGGTGGCCATCGTCCGTGGCGGCTTCGAGTACCAGGGCCAGAAGTGCTCCGCCGCCAGCCGCGTCTTCATCCCCGAATCCCTGTGGCCCAAGCTGAAGCCGCGCCTCCAGGCGCTCATCAGCGAGATTCGCATGGGCGACGTGTCGGACTTCCGCAACTTCATGGGCGCCGTCATCGACGAGAAGTCCTTCAAGAAGGTCTCCTCGTACATCGACCTGGCCAAGAGCGACAGCGGGGCCAGCATCGTGGCCGGCGGCGACGTGGACCGAAAGCAGGGCTGGTTCGTGAAGCCCACGCTGGTGCAGCTCGACAGCCCCACCCACCGCATCCTCCGCGAGGAAATCTTCGCGCCGCTGGTGGGCCTGCACGTCTACCCGGATGCGAAGTACGAGGAGACGCTGCGCGAGGTCGACCAGGCCGCGTCCTACGCCCTCACTGGCGCCGTGTTCGCGCGCGACCGGAAGGCCATCGACACGGCGCTGCGCGAGCTGCGCCACGCGGCGGGCAACTTCTACATCAACGACAAGCCCACCGGCGCGGTCGTGGGCCAGCAACCCTTCGGCGGTGGCCGCGCGTCCGGCACCAACGACAAGGCGGGCTCGGCCCTCAACCTGGTGCGGTGGACCAGCCCCCGCACCATCAAGGAGACCTTCGTCCCGCCCGTGAAGGTGCCCTACCCCTTCATGGACAACGACCCGAACGAAGGCGCCATCTGA
- a CDS encoding acetyl-CoA C-acetyltransferase, with amino-acid sequence MKSVSKNEEIYFLSGKRTPFGTYGGSLKDLSATDLAVESAKAALAQAKVSPEDVQHVVYGNVVQTSADAIYLPRHVGLRTGVPVPVPALGVNRLCGSGFQAFITAAELMLTEQAAVVLAGGTESMSQAPHVIRGARWGLPLGKGSLEDMLWTALTDSYTGQPMALTAEQLAVDYSLTQDQVDEYAVLTQKRFAAAQEAGRFQDEIAPVTLKTKKGETVVSRDEHNRPETSVESLRKLPKVFKKDGVVHAGAASGICDGAGSMVMATGSFVKKHGLQPIGRLVNWGVSGCDPKIMGIGPAPAIRQLLERAQCQLSDIDLFEVNEAFAPQYLAVEKELGLPRERTNVNGGAIAVGHPLGASGARITTTLVYELKRRGARYGIGSACIGGGQGIAVLVEAL; translated from the coding sequence ATGAAGAGCGTGTCCAAGAACGAGGAAATCTACTTCCTGTCCGGCAAGCGCACCCCGTTCGGTACCTACGGGGGAAGCCTGAAGGACCTCAGTGCCACCGACCTCGCCGTGGAGTCGGCGAAGGCCGCGCTGGCCCAGGCGAAGGTGTCTCCGGAAGACGTCCAGCACGTCGTCTACGGCAACGTGGTGCAGACCAGCGCGGACGCCATCTACCTGCCGCGCCACGTGGGCCTGCGCACCGGCGTGCCCGTCCCCGTGCCCGCGCTGGGCGTCAACCGGCTGTGCGGCTCCGGCTTCCAGGCCTTCATCACGGCGGCGGAGCTGATGCTCACCGAGCAGGCCGCCGTCGTGCTGGCCGGTGGCACCGAGTCCATGAGCCAGGCCCCCCACGTCATCCGCGGCGCCCGCTGGGGCCTGCCACTGGGCAAGGGCAGCCTGGAGGACATGCTGTGGACGGCCCTCACCGACAGCTACACCGGCCAGCCGATGGCGCTCACCGCCGAGCAGCTCGCGGTGGACTACTCGCTCACGCAGGACCAGGTGGACGAGTACGCCGTCCTCACCCAGAAGCGCTTCGCCGCCGCGCAGGAGGCGGGCCGCTTCCAGGATGAAATCGCCCCCGTCACGCTGAAGACGAAGAAGGGGGAGACGGTGGTGTCCCGGGACGAGCACAACCGCCCGGAGACGTCGGTGGAGAGCCTGCGCAAGCTGCCCAAGGTCTTCAAGAAGGACGGCGTGGTGCACGCGGGCGCGGCCAGCGGCATCTGCGACGGCGCCGGCTCCATGGTGATGGCCACCGGCAGCTTCGTGAAGAAGCACGGCCTGCAGCCCATTGGCCGGCTCGTCAACTGGGGCGTCTCCGGCTGCGACCCGAAAATCATGGGTATCGGCCCCGCGCCGGCCATCCGCCAGCTGCTGGAGCGCGCCCAGTGTCAGCTGTCGGACATCGACCTCTTCGAGGTCAACGAGGCCTTCGCGCCGCAGTACCTGGCGGTGGAGAAGGAGCTGGGGCTGCCCCGCGAGCGCACCAACGTCAACGGTGGCGCCATCGCCGTGGGGCACCCGCTGGGGGCTTCCGGCGCGCGCATCACCACCACGCTGGTGTACGAGCTGAAGCGTCGCGGCGCCCGCTATGGTATCGGGTCCGCCTGCATCGGTGGCGGCCAGGGCATCGCGGTGCTCGTCGAGGCGCTCTGA
- a CDS encoding response regulator, which yields MKPKVLIVENSWTMRETLRLLLSGEFDCTTAADGASGLQQALAHPPDVLISDVNMDGMDGYALCGHFRSEPTLKHIPVIFVSGYAPRTEGPADQPVPDAYLVKPVKPPVLIAQLHALLARAEAVTPAAPTIQPAWKS from the coding sequence GTGAAGCCGAAGGTCCTCATCGTCGAGAATTCGTGGACGATGCGGGAGACGCTCCGTCTCCTGCTCTCTGGCGAGTTTGACTGCACCACGGCGGCCGACGGCGCGTCGGGGCTTCAGCAGGCCCTGGCGCACCCGCCCGATGTGCTCATCTCCGATGTGAATATGGACGGAATGGACGGCTACGCACTCTGTGGCCACTTCCGCTCCGAGCCCACGCTCAAGCACATCCCCGTCATCTTCGTCAGCGGCTATGCGCCTCGCACGGAAGGGCCCGCGGACCAGCCCGTCCCGGACGCCTACCTGGTCAAGCCGGTGAAGCCGCCCGTGCTCATCGCCCAACTTCACGCGCTGCTGGCTCGCGCGGAGGCCGTCACCCCGGCCGCGCCCACCATCCAGCCCGCGTGGAAGAGCTGA
- a CDS encoding DUF1751 domain-containing protein, whose protein sequence is MRPMRSFGGGGGGMGLPGLETTASKLAVALVAGSVMFHLTKSQSGGLLLLFPDLVFGKLYLWQPLTYAFIESSPIGIIFGAIITWSIGGYLESIWGSRRLLMVALGIAVSAGLITSLLAMLVPGATVQAYAGGNVMTSVLWVSYGLSIGRGQTNFWGLPLSGNALAGIGAGFVVLSAVTSGWQTQVPDLLGLCMAFAYVRGASPRKLWLHLQHWRLQRQLKGRSKHLQVVRQDRPDRDQYLN, encoded by the coding sequence ATGCGACCGATGAGGAGCTTCGGAGGCGGGGGCGGCGGCATGGGACTGCCCGGCCTGGAGACCACGGCGTCCAAGTTGGCGGTGGCGCTGGTGGCGGGCTCCGTGATGTTCCATCTCACGAAGTCGCAGTCGGGTGGTTTGCTGCTGCTGTTCCCGGACCTGGTGTTCGGCAAGCTCTACCTGTGGCAGCCGCTGACGTATGCCTTCATCGAGTCCAGCCCCATCGGCATCATCTTCGGCGCCATCATCACCTGGTCCATTGGCGGCTACCTGGAGTCCATCTGGGGCAGCAGGCGCCTGTTGATGGTGGCGCTGGGCATCGCGGTGAGCGCGGGCCTCATCACCTCGCTGCTGGCCATGCTGGTGCCCGGCGCGACGGTGCAGGCGTACGCGGGCGGCAACGTCATGACGTCGGTGCTCTGGGTGTCCTACGGACTCTCCATTGGCCGGGGACAGACGAACTTCTGGGGTCTGCCGCTGTCGGGCAACGCGCTGGCGGGCATCGGTGCGGGCTTCGTCGTCCTGTCGGCCGTCACCAGTGGCTGGCAGACGCAGGTGCCGGACCTGCTGGGCCTCTGCATGGCGTTCGCCTACGTGCGCGGGGCCAGCCCGCGCAAGCTGTGGCTGCACCTGCAGCACTGGCGGCTGCAGCGTCAGTTGAAGGGCCGCTCCAAGCACCTGCAGGTGGTGCGGCAGGACCGGCCGGACCGGGACCAGTACCTCAACTGA
- a CDS encoding protein kinase domain-containing protein — protein sequence MGMVVTGRYRVEGLLGEGGMGRIWLATDLHEHRRVALKEMQVPAGLTAGKTEELVLMFRHEFFAMKKLQHPGTLKVFDWGMTEAGNRFITMEVVDGQDLSSLGRESPLDTRTLYRVLIQMSQVLAFLHSRLYVHCDIKASNIRITSAGAVKLMDFGVMHQLGTPSPGRLKGTLEYLAPEWQRGASIDGRADLYSLGVMAYYLVTRRLPFKRNTPAALLADHLTRPPPKPSTICPVDPQLEEIILLLLAKDPRERFQDASELMEALCHASGEPMPEEPLSARASYLHVPEVVGRAAELEALMNGLAEADWGQSRAVLIGAPAGVGKTRLLQEFELQAKLAELPFGRGQCRAEGQAPLTPIVQAVRCLVPLTPSEMMERLGPKLRQLLPGLTPDAGEVHPVAGEEKLAFFGALAEWVQALGRRMTLVLCFEDLQWADSATLEVLNVLIRALYGTRGMVVGTFRNGELSRLSLAFQTVDEKITTRMDLEPLAAEHVRTLVELALPGLAVPAAFVTRLHETTGGNAFFATECLRALVEEGALTRVGGRWSAVEGLDTRPLPASIHDAVLARLGSAPAEQVSLLRQLAPAGRSLELPMLRALAELPESELFAVLDGIVERQFLQEVEGRYVFTHDTVHQAVYDSTPEDARRVAHGRVALALQTLHSSRPELSRTVGWHYLRSSEPELAIGPLLDAGRAAIEAQALLEATLLLKEAAMLLEAAPDFPGRDRLLLRIWVTMVEVGYSSDPPTSLVFARKLSAHWASTVDLVDGRTQAVAALEAACAAPEAERPARLKALFREREADTFASTADVFWKQAELRILQAMALASVGRTEELTALLERVRAEQPEVSPYRAAVQLAPAQLCAYTGRFSGVLETQYEQLNRLRGLCEVMGRLPKRLAWALGMGGFTMNMNLALRGEPLDAQALRDGYAVAEAHGFTDVRGFHLFAVVTRAAFTGDGAAFVPAFTEKTELVRRLGNPRLMERNLALFTPPYYLERGEHEHVAAVVARAEALARVLPEDRWLQCHLRVYQACRDVLFEDAGAARRSLPAALAAAREGGVRMETLLRVYQSRFEREQGNLVAAQDAAEAALARATDPVLANPWDEILSRRALAALLPGEEGLTHLRRALALAELTGNVLQVGLVRLALAERARDAESSVVALEAAEAAFMDARASSLLALASSLRGALQRRAGELRQSA from the coding sequence GTGGGCATGGTGGTGACGGGGCGCTACCGGGTGGAAGGGCTGCTGGGCGAAGGCGGCATGGGCCGCATCTGGCTGGCCACGGACCTGCACGAGCACCGCCGGGTGGCGCTCAAGGAGATGCAGGTCCCCGCGGGCCTGACGGCGGGCAAGACGGAGGAGCTGGTGCTGATGTTCCGGCACGAGTTCTTCGCCATGAAGAAGCTCCAGCACCCCGGCACCCTCAAGGTCTTCGACTGGGGCATGACGGAGGCCGGCAACCGCTTCATCACCATGGAGGTGGTGGACGGGCAGGACCTGAGCTCGCTGGGGCGTGAGTCGCCACTGGACACGCGCACGCTGTACCGCGTGCTCATCCAGATGTCCCAGGTCCTGGCCTTCCTGCACTCGCGGCTGTACGTGCACTGCGACATCAAGGCCAGCAACATCCGCATCACCAGCGCGGGCGCGGTGAAGCTGATGGACTTCGGCGTCATGCACCAGCTGGGCACCCCCAGCCCCGGCCGTCTCAAGGGCACGCTGGAGTACCTGGCGCCGGAGTGGCAGCGCGGCGCGAGCATCGACGGGCGCGCGGACCTCTATTCGCTGGGCGTCATGGCCTACTACCTGGTCACGCGCCGGCTGCCCTTCAAGCGCAACACCCCGGCGGCGCTCCTGGCGGACCACCTGACGCGGCCGCCGCCGAAGCCGTCCACGATTTGTCCGGTGGATCCGCAGCTGGAGGAGATCATCCTCCTGCTGTTGGCGAAGGATCCGCGCGAGCGCTTCCAGGACGCCAGCGAGCTGATGGAGGCGCTCTGCCACGCCAGCGGCGAGCCGATGCCGGAGGAGCCGCTGTCGGCGCGCGCCAGCTACCTGCACGTGCCGGAAGTGGTGGGCCGCGCCGCGGAGCTGGAAGCGCTGATGAACGGCCTGGCCGAGGCGGACTGGGGCCAGTCCCGCGCGGTGCTCATCGGCGCGCCCGCGGGCGTGGGCAAGACGCGGCTGCTCCAGGAGTTCGAGCTCCAGGCGAAGCTGGCGGAGCTGCCCTTCGGCCGGGGCCAGTGCCGCGCGGAGGGACAGGCGCCGCTGACGCCCATCGTCCAGGCGGTGCGGTGTCTGGTGCCGCTCACGCCCTCGGAGATGATGGAGCGCCTCGGGCCGAAGCTGCGGCAACTGCTCCCGGGCCTGACGCCGGACGCGGGCGAAGTGCACCCGGTGGCGGGCGAGGAGAAGCTGGCCTTCTTCGGCGCGCTGGCGGAGTGGGTGCAGGCGCTGGGCCGGCGGATGACGCTGGTGCTGTGCTTCGAGGACCTGCAGTGGGCCGACAGCGCCACGCTGGAGGTGCTCAACGTCCTCATCCGCGCGCTGTACGGCACGCGCGGCATGGTGGTGGGCACGTTCCGGAACGGCGAGCTGAGCCGCCTGAGCCTGGCCTTCCAGACGGTGGACGAGAAAATCACCACCCGCATGGACCTGGAGCCGCTGGCCGCCGAGCACGTGCGTACGCTGGTGGAGCTGGCGCTGCCGGGGCTGGCCGTGCCCGCGGCCTTCGTCACGCGGTTGCATGAGACCACGGGCGGCAATGCCTTCTTCGCCACCGAGTGCCTGCGCGCGCTGGTGGAGGAAGGCGCGCTGACGCGGGTGGGCGGCCGGTGGAGCGCCGTCGAGGGACTGGACACACGGCCGCTGCCCGCGAGCATCCACGACGCGGTGCTCGCGCGCCTGGGCAGTGCTCCGGCGGAGCAGGTGTCGCTGCTGCGCCAGTTGGCGCCCGCGGGCCGCAGCCTGGAGCTGCCCATGCTCCGCGCGCTGGCGGAGCTGCCCGAGTCCGAGCTGTTCGCGGTGCTGGACGGCATCGTGGAGCGGCAGTTCCTCCAGGAGGTGGAGGGCCGCTACGTCTTCACGCACGACACCGTGCACCAGGCCGTCTACGACAGCACGCCCGAGGATGCGCGGCGCGTGGCGCACGGCCGCGTGGCGCTGGCGCTCCAGACGCTGCACTCGTCGCGGCCGGAGCTGTCGCGCACGGTGGGGTGGCACTACCTGCGCTCGTCGGAGCCGGAGCTGGCCATTGGCCCGCTGCTGGACGCGGGACGGGCCGCCATCGAGGCGCAGGCGCTGCTGGAAGCGACGCTGCTGCTGAAGGAAGCGGCGATGCTGCTGGAGGCCGCGCCGGACTTCCCGGGACGTGACAGGCTGCTCTTGCGCATCTGGGTGACGATGGTGGAGGTGGGCTATTCGAGCGACCCGCCCACCTCGCTCGTCTTCGCGCGGAAGCTGAGCGCCCATTGGGCCTCCACGGTGGACCTGGTGGACGGGCGAACGCAGGCGGTGGCCGCGCTGGAGGCCGCGTGCGCCGCGCCCGAAGCGGAGCGTCCCGCGCGCCTGAAGGCGTTGTTCCGCGAGCGGGAGGCGGACACGTTCGCCAGCACCGCGGACGTCTTCTGGAAGCAGGCCGAGCTGCGCATCCTCCAGGCCATGGCGCTGGCCAGCGTGGGCCGCACGGAGGAGCTGACGGCGCTGCTGGAGCGCGTGCGGGCCGAGCAGCCGGAGGTGTCGCCCTACCGCGCCGCGGTGCAACTGGCGCCTGCCCAGTTGTGTGCCTACACGGGCCGCTTCTCCGGCGTGCTGGAGACGCAGTACGAGCAACTGAACCGGCTTCGCGGGCTGTGCGAGGTGATGGGCCGGCTGCCCAAGCGCCTGGCGTGGGCGCTGGGCATGGGTGGCTTCACGATGAACATGAACCTGGCGCTGCGCGGCGAGCCGCTGGACGCGCAGGCGCTGCGCGACGGGTACGCCGTGGCGGAGGCCCATGGGTTCACGGATGTGCGCGGCTTCCATCTGTTCGCGGTGGTGACGCGCGCGGCCTTCACGGGCGACGGCGCGGCGTTCGTCCCGGCCTTCACGGAGAAGACGGAGCTGGTGCGGCGGCTGGGCAACCCCCGGTTGATGGAGCGCAACCTGGCCCTCTTCACACCGCCGTACTACCTGGAGCGCGGCGAGCACGAGCACGTGGCCGCGGTGGTGGCCCGCGCCGAGGCGCTGGCGCGGGTGCTGCCGGAGGACCGGTGGCTCCAGTGTCACCTGCGGGTGTATCAGGCCTGCCGCGACGTGCTCTTCGAGGATGCGGGCGCGGCGCGCCGCTCACTTCCCGCGGCCCTTGCCGCCGCGCGCGAGGGCGGCGTGCGCATGGAGACGCTGCTGCGCGTCTACCAGTCCCGCTTCGAACGGGAGCAGGGCAACCTGGTGGCGGCGCAGGACGCGGCGGAGGCGGCGCTGGCGCGGGCCACGGACCCGGTGCTGGCCAATCCGTGGGATGAAATCCTCTCCCGCCGGGCGCTGGCGGCGCTGCTGCCCGGTGAGGAGGGCCTGACGCACCTGCGCCGGGCGCTCGCGCTGGCGGAGCTGACGGGCAACGTGCTCCAGGTGGGGCTGGTGCGGCTGGCGCTCGCGGAGCGCGCGCGGGACGCGGAGTCCTCGGTGGTGGCGCTGGAGGCGGCCGAGGCGGCCTTCATGGATGCCCGGGCCTCCAGCCTGCTGGCCCTGGCCAGCTCCCTGCGGGGGGCGCTCCAGCGCCGGGCCGGGGAGCTGCGTCAGAGCGCCTGA
- a CDS encoding aldose 1-epimerase produces MKGPFPGIAGLDTYALVDGGCRVEVLPSRGALVSRMCVDGDELLYLDEATVADPAKNVRGGIPVLFPNAGPLPGDTYSVDRQQYTLPQHGFARKLPWKVRQADTSRLVVELSSNEETLRHFPWRFDARLTFSLAGQRLTLESAFENQDTRPMPLHLGFHPYFRVPDAAKAQAGVDTDATHAWDNWRKQDVNVTGLNLTEEEVDLHLKDHSKPGTTLERGPGLKPIRLSWSPEYRVLVVWTQRGKDFVCVEPWTAAKGALATGEGLPHVQPGTRTSLRFDIQG; encoded by the coding sequence ATGAAGGGTCCGTTCCCCGGCATCGCAGGGCTGGACACGTACGCGCTGGTGGACGGCGGGTGCCGCGTGGAGGTCCTTCCTTCACGCGGGGCCCTCGTCAGCCGGATGTGCGTGGACGGTGACGAGCTGCTGTACCTCGACGAGGCCACCGTCGCGGACCCGGCCAAGAACGTGCGCGGGGGCATCCCCGTGCTGTTCCCCAATGCCGGGCCGCTGCCGGGGGACACCTATTCCGTGGACCGTCAGCAGTACACGCTGCCTCAGCACGGCTTCGCGCGGAAACTGCCGTGGAAGGTGCGGCAGGCGGACACGTCACGGCTGGTGGTGGAGCTGTCTTCCAACGAGGAGACGCTGCGCCACTTCCCGTGGCGGTTCGACGCACGGCTCACCTTCTCGCTGGCTGGCCAACGGCTCACGCTGGAGAGCGCGTTCGAGAACCAGGACACGCGGCCCATGCCGCTGCACCTGGGCTTCCATCCGTACTTCCGCGTGCCGGACGCGGCGAAGGCCCAAGCAGGCGTGGACACGGACGCCACGCACGCGTGGGACAACTGGCGCAAGCAGGACGTGAACGTCACCGGGCTGAACCTCACCGAGGAGGAAGTGGACCTTCACTTGAAGGACCACTCAAAGCCGGGAACGACGTTGGAGCGGGGCCCTGGGCTCAAGCCCATTCGCCTGTCGTGGAGCCCCGAGTACCGCGTCCTCGTCGTGTGGACGCAACGTGGGAAGGACTTCGTCTGCGTGGAGCCGTGGACCGCCGCCAAGGGTGCGCTAGCCACCGGCGAAGGGCTGCCGCACGTGCAGCCTGGAACTCGGACGTCGCTTCGCTTCGACATCCAAGGCTGA
- a CDS encoding S1 family peptidase, translated as MRDAGWRTWLGAGVGALLLTACHTSEEETPPDLDDVAAATVTLEPGHCAGVVVEDGRHILTAAHCLRNEDTRVPLSFLGGRRMDGSAVHVDRGRDIAVLRLDAPAPVRPLDVAQALPAPGEQLVFAGRNDRPDEPQQAVLERLGRCPSLPEVPAALFTTIRGRPGDSGAPLVDARMQVVGLVHGGAACRVAAPTAGLAEVVAQLSRRGPALARQAPPPPR; from the coding sequence ATGAGGGACGCGGGCTGGAGGACGTGGCTGGGGGCGGGCGTGGGGGCGTTGCTGCTGACGGCATGCCACACGTCGGAAGAGGAGACACCGCCGGACCTCGACGACGTGGCGGCGGCGACGGTGACGCTGGAGCCGGGCCACTGCGCGGGCGTGGTGGTGGAAGACGGCCGGCACATTCTCACCGCCGCGCACTGCCTCCGGAATGAGGACACGCGGGTGCCCTTGTCCTTCCTGGGCGGACGCCGGATGGACGGCAGCGCCGTGCACGTGGACCGGGGCCGGGACATCGCCGTCCTCCGCCTGGACGCACCAGCGCCGGTGCGTCCACTGGACGTCGCCCAGGCCCTGCCCGCTCCGGGCGAACAGTTGGTGTTCGCGGGCCGCAATGACCGTCCCGACGAACCTCAGCAGGCCGTGCTGGAACGGCTGGGCCGCTGCCCTTCGCTTCCCGAGGTGCCCGCCGCGCTCTTCACCACCATCCGGGGCCGGCCGGGAGACTCCGGCGCGCCGTTGGTGGACGCGCGCATGCAGGTGGTGGGGCTGGTCCACGGCGGGGCCGCCTGCCGCGTCGCCGCGCCCACCGCGGGGCTCGCGGAGGTGGTGGCACAACTGTCGCGAAGGGGACCGGCCCTGGCCCGGCAGGCGCCGCCTCCGCCTCGCTAG
- a CDS encoding 2-hydroxychromene-2-carboxylate isomerase gives MAPTPLRFLLDFISPYAYLAWTRLPALAARHGRTVEPVPVLLAGVLNATGNIGPAEVVPKRAYIFKQTFRIAHDLGVPFAPPPTHPFNPLLALRVTAAVDDVEARSRLVSALYVSAWGGGKGAESPEAVGAAIQAAGLDAQALLAAAQTQEVKDRVRRNTEAAVAAGAFGVPTYLADGELFFGVDSLGHLEQFLRGEDPLTPADVERWRTLPASASRR, from the coding sequence ATGGCCCCGACCCCACTGCGGTTCCTGCTGGATTTCATCTCGCCGTATGCCTACCTGGCCTGGACGCGCCTGCCGGCGCTCGCCGCGCGCCATGGCCGCACCGTGGAGCCGGTGCCCGTGCTGCTCGCGGGGGTGCTCAACGCGACGGGAAACATCGGTCCCGCGGAGGTCGTGCCCAAGCGGGCCTACATCTTCAAGCAGACCTTCCGCATCGCCCATGACCTTGGCGTGCCCTTCGCGCCGCCACCGACGCATCCCTTCAACCCGCTGCTCGCGCTGCGAGTGACGGCCGCCGTGGATGACGTGGAGGCCCGGAGCCGGCTGGTGAGCGCCCTGTATGTCTCCGCCTGGGGCGGCGGGAAGGGGGCGGAGTCGCCCGAGGCCGTGGGCGCGGCGATTCAGGCAGCGGGGCTGGACGCCCAGGCGCTGCTCGCGGCGGCCCAGACGCAGGAGGTGAAGGACCGGGTCCGGCGGAACACCGAGGCGGCGGTGGCCGCCGGGGCCTTTGGCGTGCCCACCTATCTGGCGGACGGCGAGCTGTTCTTCGGCGTGGACTCGCTGGGGCACCTGGAGCAGTTCCTGCGCGGCGAAGACCCGCTCACCCCGGCGGACGTCGAGCGCTGGCGCACGCTGCCAGCCAGCGCGTCCCGGCGCTGA